A single genomic interval of Agarivorans aestuarii harbors:
- a CDS encoding CLCA_X family protein has product MSGENKTAGVGLNRQYYRRGPDYRHGDSVDFADIKHTFGFAGLAIGAWVNKQEKQRAAELIFDALADLAFLLNLPPLAIGLRGSLSLAFGTGGQANVQAHYAPGSQTLALAKNAGAGALAHEWWHAFDHYMAAKLFSSPPQPREFASTRWLADDKQYTHPLNRRLDQLFAAVFLSQQGKDLHSYVARSVALDKQLGQRYYSLPTEMMARAFEAWIQSREDIKNNYLVSGTKQTVLAKQGGYPDAQHLVEIGDCTLQYFELLGRVLEAKE; this is encoded by the coding sequence TTGAGCGGTGAGAATAAAACAGCGGGAGTAGGGCTTAATCGCCAGTATTATCGGCGTGGTCCCGACTATCGCCATGGTGATAGTGTCGATTTTGCCGATATTAAGCATACCTTTGGTTTTGCTGGTTTAGCTATTGGCGCTTGGGTTAATAAACAAGAGAAACAACGCGCCGCAGAGCTAATCTTTGATGCCTTGGCAGACCTTGCATTCTTGCTTAACTTACCGCCGCTGGCCATAGGTTTGAGAGGTTCGTTAAGCTTGGCCTTTGGCACTGGTGGCCAGGCCAATGTGCAAGCCCACTATGCACCCGGCAGTCAAACCTTGGCACTAGCCAAAAATGCCGGTGCTGGCGCGCTAGCTCATGAGTGGTGGCATGCTTTTGACCATTATATGGCGGCAAAGTTGTTTTCTAGCCCTCCTCAGCCTCGTGAGTTTGCCTCTACGCGTTGGTTGGCGGATGACAAACAATATACCCATCCTTTAAACCGGCGACTTGACCAGTTGTTTGCAGCGGTTTTTTTAAGCCAACAGGGTAAAGATTTACACTCTTATGTGGCACGCTCTGTAGCTTTAGATAAACAACTAGGGCAGCGTTATTATAGCCTGCCTACCGAGATGATGGCGCGGGCGTTTGAAGCTTGGATCCAAAGCCGAGAAGACATCAAAAATAATTATTTAGTGAGTGGCACCAAGCAAACTGTTCTGGCTAAACAGGGCGGCTACCCTGATGCTCAGCATCTAGTGGAGATTGGTGATTGTACTTTGCAATACTTTGAATTATTGGGTCGAGTCCTCGAAGCGAAAGAATAA
- a CDS encoding ATP-binding cassette domain-containing protein has protein sequence MFIEDLHLLAGQHQLAIKRWELKAGEHWAIFGHSGSGKSLLGAWLVGDLVAERATLSKQPQRIALVSLEQQQALLELELADDDSEFTDQIDSGHTVLELLEAGCSEPRLLERVSQQCDLTNLLKRGFRLLSTGETRCLMLALALIKQPQLLILDEPFAGLDLRHQQQLLALLEQLAKECQLLIISSRDDELPASISHVAVLDEQGLSQQLTIEQWLQHPERQQMEHQAQQQSLAIVQALRESQQTEPVSPLFSITQGSVSYAGETLFSGLNWQIHYGEHWQVRGPNGCGKSTLLNLIFGDHPQCYSNQIEVMGFRRGSGESIWQVKQHIGMVSAALHLQYRVNCSALEVVLSGLYDSIGVYQQASELELEQARLWLQLFGLANLEKHYFKSLSYGQQRLLIIARALVKGPQLLLLDEPCQGLDFLQRNIVLKALELVAKHKLSQLVYVTHHLDDALPSIKHFIDFVDGAVQITQH, from the coding sequence ATGTTTATTGAAGATTTACACCTACTGGCTGGTCAGCATCAGTTAGCGATAAAACGCTGGGAGTTAAAAGCTGGCGAGCACTGGGCGATCTTTGGCCATAGTGGCAGCGGTAAATCTTTGTTGGGCGCTTGGTTGGTGGGAGATTTAGTAGCCGAGCGAGCCACCTTAAGCAAACAACCACAGCGCATTGCTTTAGTCTCTTTAGAGCAGCAACAGGCTTTGCTTGAACTGGAACTGGCCGATGATGACAGTGAGTTCACCGATCAAATAGATAGCGGGCACACAGTACTTGAGTTGCTTGAAGCTGGCTGTTCTGAGCCGCGTTTACTTGAGCGAGTGAGCCAGCAGTGTGATTTAACAAACTTACTTAAGCGCGGTTTTCGTTTGTTATCAACTGGCGAAACGCGTTGCTTGATGCTGGCATTAGCACTGATTAAGCAACCACAATTGTTGATTTTAGACGAACCTTTTGCCGGCTTAGATCTCCGCCACCAACAGCAATTACTCGCCCTGCTTGAACAACTAGCCAAAGAGTGTCAGCTATTGATTATTAGCTCGCGTGACGATGAGTTGCCGGCGTCAATTAGTCACGTAGCGGTGCTTGATGAGCAAGGGCTAAGCCAGCAACTCACCATTGAGCAGTGGTTGCAGCATCCCGAGCGCCAGCAAATGGAACATCAAGCTCAGCAACAATCTTTGGCTATTGTGCAGGCTCTGCGTGAGTCTCAACAAACCGAGCCAGTTTCACCACTGTTCTCTATCACCCAAGGCTCGGTGAGTTATGCCGGTGAAACATTGTTTAGTGGCTTAAATTGGCAAATACACTACGGCGAGCATTGGCAAGTTCGTGGCCCCAATGGTTGTGGAAAAAGCACCTTGTTGAATCTGATTTTTGGTGACCACCCACAGTGTTACAGTAATCAAATAGAGGTTATGGGATTTCGCCGTGGTAGCGGTGAAAGTATCTGGCAAGTTAAGCAGCATATTGGCATGGTCTCGGCGGCCTTACATTTACAATATCGGGTCAACTGTAGTGCCCTTGAGGTGGTGTTGTCGGGTCTGTACGACTCTATTGGCGTTTATCAACAAGCCAGTGAACTTGAGCTTGAACAAGCACGTTTATGGTTACAACTATTTGGTCTGGCTAACTTAGAAAAGCACTACTTTAAAAGTTTGTCCTATGGGCAACAGCGTTTGTTGATTATTGCTCGCGCCTTGGTGAAAGGGCCGCAACTATTATTGCTGGATGAGCCTTGCCAAGGCTTAGATTTTTTGCAGCGCAATATCGTGTTAAAAGCTTTAGAGTTAGTGGCCAAACACAAGCTTAGTCAGCTAGTGTATGTGACTCATCATCTCGACGATGCCTTGCCCAGCATTAAGCACTTTATTGATTTTGTCGATGGCGCGGTGCAAATCACTCAGCATTGA
- a CDS encoding D-alanine--D-alanine ligase has protein sequence MTEQTNTKPSSPYVSPGMPALDMNGKTTSFFEFWPTWAVYIPVVFQWIALGIRHRSFTLPLLANPKLPLAGMVGVGKSELLAQATGSCDDAVLAWMKVNRTGAPIARQVEDLLQQMEQRGLKFPVVGKPDIGCRGAGVKLLHNRQELQDCLENYPLNAAMLIQKLASYEAEAGVFFVRHPDQPQGEIISLALKYTPYVVGDGQSTLKQLIQADPRASELQHLYLSRHHDKLDSIIDEGQPYKLVFSASHCRGAIFRDANDLITPELNQAINQMMVDLPEFYYGRMDIKFADITHLQQGIKLEIVEINSASSESLHIWDRKTPFREAMRSLLFQYKTLFELGAANRKRGYRPPKFKELLVRWKHERELTACYPETD, from the coding sequence GTGACTGAACAAACAAATACCAAGCCCTCTTCGCCTTACGTATCCCCCGGTATGCCGGCCCTAGATATGAACGGAAAAACCACTTCTTTCTTTGAATTTTGGCCAACTTGGGCAGTGTATATTCCAGTGGTATTTCAATGGATAGCCTTAGGCATTCGCCATCGCTCATTCACCTTACCGCTATTGGCAAACCCCAAACTCCCTTTAGCCGGCATGGTCGGTGTAGGCAAAAGCGAGCTGCTGGCTCAAGCTACCGGATCATGCGACGACGCAGTCCTTGCCTGGATGAAAGTCAATCGCACCGGCGCTCCGATAGCTCGTCAAGTAGAAGACTTACTACAGCAAATGGAGCAACGCGGCTTAAAATTTCCAGTGGTAGGAAAGCCCGATATTGGCTGCCGTGGGGCGGGAGTAAAGTTGCTGCATAACCGCCAAGAGCTGCAAGATTGCCTAGAAAACTATCCACTCAATGCAGCCATGTTGATTCAAAAACTGGCCAGCTATGAAGCCGAGGCAGGTGTGTTCTTTGTACGCCACCCCGACCAGCCACAGGGTGAGATTATTTCTTTGGCACTAAAGTACACGCCTTATGTAGTGGGTGATGGCCAGTCCACCTTAAAACAGCTGATTCAGGCGGACCCTCGCGCTAGCGAACTGCAACACCTGTATTTAAGCCGTCATCACGACAAACTAGACAGCATTATCGATGAAGGCCAACCCTATAAATTGGTGTTCTCGGCCAGTCATTGTCGAGGCGCTATTTTTCGCGATGCCAATGACTTAATCACTCCAGAATTAAACCAAGCGATTAACCAAATGATGGTCGATTTGCCCGAGTTCTATTACGGCCGAATGGACATTAAATTCGCTGACATCACTCACTTACAACAAGGTATCAAACTAGAAATAGTCGAAATAAATAGCGCCAGTTCAGAGTCCCTGCACATTTGGGATCGCAAAACCCCCTTTCGCGAAGCGATGCGCTCATTATTGTTTCAATACAAAACCTTATTTGAACTAGGTGCTGCCAATCGAAAACGTGGTTATCGCCCACCTAAATTTAAAGAGCTGCTAGTACGCTGGAAACATGAGCGAGAACTCACCGCTTGTTATCCAGAAACGGATTAA
- a CDS encoding lysophospholipid acyltransferase family protein produces the protein MQEKNNPFRLSMRPQWLARVVEKVLGLSSLAKHYDAAPNFVDDSQTAQKFLRHTMRCLEFSLLANNPEALKNVPQEGPLLIVANHPLGGLEGVAMSELLLQVRPDLKVLTNELLANIEEFKDLFIGVDVLSEQAAKKNARGIRMSCQHLSKGGALMIYPAGMVSAINTETGQIEDRQWNNLVGRLAKRYKAHVLPCFVSGRNSKLFYLAGLLHRRLRTALLPRELINKRGREFTMQIGEIIAPKDYQDLSDEQAVTDYLRVATDLLSLPNNKKAKAAPKHPPLHLVECLPNGRQELRKQLDTLEDCILVSHRHFSVYCAPYPRLGPIMDEIALAREVTFRAAGEGTGKHLDSDQFDPHYLHLFVWDNDAHCLVGGYRLGHANEIVEQHGINALYSRSLYDFDQAYLKRMGDCLEMGRSFVVPKYQRHPRALDLLWQGIGHYVAKNPQYHTLFGCVSISQEHSELAQAFISDSMISAFRAEQRYLNDVKPMVPLKVKGKVWSSKVLASLSNIAILNKLVGQCEPGKSIPILLRHYLALNGRFVCFSVNNSFNQSLDGLIIVDLRKTPEKYLRRYLGQTGSERFLNKWRNNEAAA, from the coding sequence ATGCAGGAAAAAAACAATCCATTTAGGCTGAGTATGCGCCCACAGTGGTTAGCCAGAGTGGTAGAAAAGGTGCTAGGTTTAAGTAGCTTGGCCAAGCACTACGATGCTGCCCCCAACTTTGTAGATGACAGCCAAACAGCACAAAAGTTTTTGCGTCATACCATGCGCTGCTTAGAGTTCTCGCTACTCGCCAATAACCCTGAGGCACTTAAAAACGTGCCGCAAGAAGGGCCGCTACTTATTGTAGCTAACCATCCTTTGGGTGGCTTAGAAGGCGTAGCCATGAGTGAATTATTGCTGCAAGTGCGCCCAGACTTAAAAGTGCTCACAAATGAACTGTTAGCCAATATTGAAGAGTTTAAAGATCTCTTTATTGGCGTAGATGTGCTCTCGGAGCAAGCCGCCAAGAAAAATGCCCGCGGCATTCGCATGTCTTGCCAGCACCTGTCTAAAGGCGGTGCTTTGATGATTTACCCGGCGGGTATGGTGTCGGCAATCAATACTGAAACGGGTCAAATAGAAGATCGCCAGTGGAATAACTTAGTAGGTCGTTTAGCCAAACGTTATAAGGCTCACGTATTGCCTTGTTTTGTTAGCGGCCGTAATTCAAAGCTGTTTTACCTTGCCGGTTTATTGCATCGTCGCCTCCGCACCGCCTTGTTACCCAGAGAGCTAATAAACAAACGTGGCCGCGAATTTACCATGCAAATTGGCGAAATAATTGCTCCTAAAGATTATCAAGACTTAAGTGATGAACAAGCCGTTACCGATTACTTGCGGGTAGCGACTGATTTACTGAGTTTACCTAATAATAAAAAAGCTAAAGCTGCGCCCAAGCACCCGCCGCTGCACTTAGTTGAATGTTTACCTAATGGCCGCCAAGAACTACGTAAGCAGTTAGATACTTTAGAAGACTGCATCTTAGTCAGCCACCGTCACTTTAGTGTTTATTGCGCCCCCTACCCACGCTTAGGGCCAATCATGGATGAGATAGCCTTGGCCCGCGAAGTCACCTTTAGAGCTGCCGGAGAAGGTACCGGCAAACACTTAGACAGCGACCAATTTGACCCTCACTATTTACACTTATTTGTTTGGGACAACGACGCTCATTGCTTAGTAGGTGGTTACCGCCTGGGTCATGCCAACGAAATTGTTGAGCAACACGGCATCAATGCTCTGTATAGCCGCTCACTATACGATTTTGACCAAGCCTATTTAAAACGCATGGGCGACTGTTTAGAAATGGGTCGCTCCTTTGTGGTACCTAAATACCAGCGCCATCCTCGAGCGCTCGATTTACTGTGGCAAGGCATCGGCCATTACGTGGCTAAAAACCCGCAATACCACACCTTATTTGGTTGCGTGAGCATCTCTCAAGAACATTCAGAATTGGCTCAAGCCTTTATCTCCGATTCAATGATTTCGGCTTTTCGTGCCGAGCAACGCTACCTAAACGATGTTAAGCCTATGGTGCCTTTAAAAGTGAAAGGCAAAGTATGGTCGAGCAAGGTATTGGCCTCACTCAGCAACATTGCCATTCTCAATAAGCTAGTGGGCCAATGTGAGCCGGGGAAATCCATTCCCATTTTGCTGCGTCATTACTTAGCGCTAAACGGTCGATTTGTCTGTTTTTCGGTGAACAACAGCTTCAACCAATCGCTAGATGGACTCATTATTGTTGATTTAAGGAAAACCCCTGAGAAATATTTACGTCGTTACCTCGGTCAAACTGGTAGTGAACGATTTTTAAATAAATGGAGAAACAATGAAGCAGCTGCGTGA
- a CDS encoding DinB family protein, whose translation MKQLRDATVEALQQVQQLVEESDGALYNQPSVHSESGIGRHVRHILDHFLALQHGLDKGSIDYNSRHRDSDIENDPSLALQLINQLCHWFLHPQSSINERPIKVESEISLKQQQSMQFDSSLSRELCYLINHTVHHVAYAKLVAKELGLSVDNNMGIAPSTASYLRQQGN comes from the coding sequence ATGAAGCAGCTGCGTGACGCTACCGTAGAAGCACTTCAGCAAGTGCAACAATTAGTAGAAGAGAGTGATGGAGCACTCTATAACCAGCCTTCGGTTCACAGTGAGTCAGGCATTGGCCGCCACGTGCGACATATACTCGATCACTTCCTAGCATTACAGCATGGCTTGGATAAAGGCAGTATTGATTACAACTCTCGCCACCGAGATAGCGATATAGAAAACGATCCAAGCCTAGCCTTACAACTAATCAATCAGCTGTGTCACTGGTTCCTTCACCCACAGTCGAGCATTAATGAGCGGCCGATTAAGGTGGAATCTGAAATATCTTTGAAGCAGCAACAAAGCATGCAGTTTGATAGCAGCTTAAGTCGCGAGCTTTGCTACTTAATCAACCACACTGTGCACCATGTTGCCTATGCCAAGTTAGTGGCAAAAGAACTCGGCTTGTCGGTAGACAATAACATGGGCATTGCCCCTAGCACTGCCAGCTATCTGCGCCAACAAGGCAACTAA
- a CDS encoding NRDE family protein, producing the protein MCTVSVLKLGQQTVVTMNRDEARHRHEAGIKQQTHGDTQLVYPVDGQAGGTWFGFNNHGLVLALLNRYQDPQHSGALSRGKIIPQALALGSYQAVTQHLAEQNYQHFNPFDLLLVSAKHCQHFSWSGKHLSQQQLNDEAIQLSSSALNTQQVLASRKRRFQQWLEREPNSAERVLSDIHLQQCQENRSHSVLMDRDEAHSKSICQVRLSAQDSEFDYYPEASLQAWRQQLSQATQPLDASLLEKQQHQLSIIRSDLIDEVTP; encoded by the coding sequence ATGTGTACTGTTAGTGTGCTTAAGCTTGGCCAGCAAACCGTGGTAACAATGAACCGCGACGAAGCGCGTCACCGCCATGAAGCGGGCATCAAACAACAAACTCATGGCGACACGCAATTGGTTTATCCAGTAGACGGGCAAGCTGGTGGTACTTGGTTTGGCTTTAACAATCATGGCTTGGTATTAGCCCTGTTAAATCGTTACCAAGATCCGCAACATAGCGGCGCACTAAGCCGAGGAAAAATCATTCCTCAAGCCTTAGCTTTAGGCAGTTATCAAGCGGTAACACAACACTTAGCAGAACAGAACTATCAGCACTTCAACCCCTTTGACTTGCTGTTGGTATCGGCCAAACATTGTCAGCATTTTAGCTGGAGCGGCAAACACTTAAGCCAGCAACAGCTTAACGACGAGGCGATTCAGCTCAGTTCTTCAGCCTTAAATACCCAGCAAGTATTGGCTAGCCGGAAACGCCGCTTCCAACAATGGCTAGAGCGTGAACCTAACTCTGCCGAACGAGTACTTAGCGATATTCACCTACAGCAATGCCAAGAAAACCGCAGCCATTCGGTACTTATGGACAGAGATGAAGCCCACAGCAAAAGCATTTGCCAAGTACGCCTAAGTGCCCAAGATAGCGAATTTGATTACTACCCAGAAGCTAGCCTACAAGCGTGGCGACAGCAACTTAGCCAAGCTACTCAGCCCTTAGACGCCAGCTTACTAGAGAAACAACAACACCAACTTTCCATCATCCGTTCTGATTTAATCGACGAGGTAACCCCATGA
- a CDS encoding YHS domain-containing (seleno)protein, which translates to MKKLILALLFVSGYSFAADPIYTSWFNNLAIKGYDSVAYFTENKPVEGKESFEYEWQGATWRFSSADNLAMFKAEPEKYAPQYGGYCAYAVAKGKTASIEPEQFTVLDGKLYLNYNASVQQKWTADRDNFIVSADKNWPAVLND; encoded by the coding sequence ATGAAAAAGCTAATACTCGCCTTACTGTTTGTCTCCGGATACAGCTTTGCTGCAGATCCTATCTACACGTCTTGGTTTAATAACCTAGCCATCAAAGGTTACGATAGCGTGGCTTATTTTACTGAAAACAAACCAGTAGAAGGCAAAGAGAGTTTTGAATATGAATGGCAAGGTGCCACTTGGCGATTCAGCTCTGCTGATAACCTAGCTATGTTTAAAGCTGAGCCAGAAAAATACGCGCCCCAATATGGCGGCTATTGCGCCTATGCCGTAGCCAAGGGCAAAACAGCCAGTATTGAACCGGAACAATTCACCGTATTAGATGGCAAGCTATATCTCAATTACAACGCCAGTGTGCAACAAAAATGGACCGCCGATCGCGATAACTTCATTGTAAGCGCAGATAAAAACTGGCCAGCAGTACTTAATGATTAG
- a CDS encoding diguanylate cyclase domain-containing protein has product MKGAFKLRTPIAKRLVILIVSASTLFALLSVAVQLAFNFSGAVKNVEQWVDEYNQANLSAIERAVWEIDYQLLDDLLQGFVRQQYVSSVHFSTDEGMASGVGEADLSQKFYVYSLNHQGTALGKLTVGLDLSLIKQDIKAQALVILLTNGLKTFLMSLIILLLVGRIVTGDLRRLAEAADQIFTEEQQVVQLPSKLLKRNDEIGLVASSMQQLQQRLRRGLDARLEAEQQLHQHRQVLEETVEQRTAVLNWQTEANQLLSEISLSFLNQSSSNSKALLQRATSAIGSLFPVERVVVLEFERQQAIYRDVWSIPGHLAPIEQVDLSQLNELKRRLVSVAPIVVNDVNKLKRHAPAEYQLLTQYGIKSFVGIPLSDGNKAFGLLNCVSLSYCAIWDDYQVVLLSQFAAAISGLLINEKNDQAMNRLQNELLQVNERLQVLAETDELTGLVNRRPFKRELNRAVTSARRHKAQLAVLMADIDYFKAYNDHYGHVQGDEALKLVAKALTEVVKRSEDCVARVGGEEFAILVSDANQQELPKMAEQVVQEVAKLQIEHADSKVSSVLTISIGGILVEPDDVIDPTQLLELADRCLYKAKNQGRNRAVLDIDV; this is encoded by the coding sequence ATGAAAGGCGCTTTTAAACTTCGCACTCCCATTGCCAAACGTTTGGTTATATTAATTGTAAGTGCCAGTACTTTGTTTGCTTTGTTATCTGTAGCGGTGCAACTGGCTTTTAATTTTTCCGGCGCAGTTAAAAATGTTGAGCAGTGGGTTGATGAATATAACCAAGCTAACTTGAGCGCGATAGAGCGAGCAGTATGGGAAATTGATTACCAGCTGCTGGATGATTTGCTGCAAGGTTTTGTTCGGCAGCAATACGTGTCATCGGTTCATTTCTCAACCGACGAAGGTATGGCTTCGGGCGTTGGTGAAGCGGACTTAAGCCAGAAATTTTATGTTTATTCACTGAATCACCAAGGTACTGCATTGGGCAAGCTTACCGTGGGCTTAGACTTATCGCTGATTAAGCAAGATATTAAAGCTCAAGCCTTGGTAATACTGTTAACTAACGGTCTAAAAACTTTCTTAATGAGTTTGATTATTTTGTTGTTAGTTGGGCGCATTGTCACCGGTGACTTACGCCGCTTAGCTGAGGCGGCAGACCAGATATTTACCGAAGAACAGCAAGTCGTTCAGCTGCCGAGTAAACTACTTAAACGCAATGACGAAATCGGCTTAGTTGCCAGCTCTATGCAGCAGTTGCAGCAGCGTTTACGACGTGGTTTAGATGCGCGTTTAGAAGCCGAGCAGCAACTGCACCAGCATCGCCAAGTGCTTGAAGAAACCGTTGAGCAACGCACTGCAGTGCTTAACTGGCAAACCGAAGCCAACCAGCTGTTATCAGAAATCTCCTTGTCTTTTCTTAACCAAAGCTCCAGTAATTCAAAAGCTTTATTGCAACGCGCTACTTCCGCCATAGGCAGTTTGTTTCCGGTTGAAAGGGTGGTGGTGCTCGAATTTGAGCGCCAGCAAGCCATCTATCGAGACGTATGGAGTATTCCCGGCCATTTAGCACCGATTGAGCAGGTGGACTTAAGCCAGCTTAACGAATTAAAACGACGTTTGGTTAGCGTTGCGCCCATTGTAGTGAATGATGTGAATAAGCTTAAACGGCATGCTCCCGCGGAGTATCAGCTGCTTACTCAATATGGCATTAAATCCTTTGTTGGGATCCCTTTAAGCGATGGTAACAAGGCTTTTGGTTTACTTAACTGTGTAAGCTTGAGTTATTGCGCGATTTGGGACGACTACCAAGTGGTATTGCTTAGCCAGTTTGCTGCTGCCATTAGTGGTTTGCTGATTAACGAAAAAAATGACCAAGCGATGAATCGCCTGCAAAACGAACTGTTACAAGTGAATGAGCGTTTGCAGGTATTAGCCGAAACCGATGAGTTAACCGGTTTAGTTAATCGACGCCCTTTTAAACGAGAGTTGAACCGAGCGGTTACCAGTGCGCGACGTCATAAAGCCCAGCTGGCAGTGCTGATGGCCGACATTGATTATTTCAAAGCTTATAACGACCACTATGGGCACGTACAAGGTGATGAAGCCTTAAAGCTAGTGGCTAAAGCGCTGACCGAAGTGGTAAAGCGAAGTGAAGATTGTGTGGCGCGGGTAGGTGGTGAAGAATTTGCAATTTTGGTCTCTGACGCGAATCAACAAGAGCTGCCTAAAATGGCTGAACAGGTGGTTCAAGAAGTCGCCAAGCTACAAATCGAGCATGCTGACTCAAAGGTAAGTTCGGTGCTTACCATTAGTATAGGCGGCATTTTGGTTGAGCCCGATGATGTCATTGATCCGACTCAGTTATTAGAACTTGCCGATAGATGTTTGTATAAGGCAAAAAATCAAGGGCGTAATCGAGCGGTTTTGGATATCGATGTTTGA